A genomic window from Phocoena sinus isolate mPhoSin1 chromosome 20, mPhoSin1.pri, whole genome shotgun sequence includes:
- the UNC13D gene encoding protein unc-13 homolog D isoform X1, translating into MATLFSQTQRRPPLLRQAIKIRRHRVRDLQEALPHRAQEIEPTSHHLSPEERALLYEEALYTVLYRLGQPEPTHVGESSELLRYLQEAFRMEPREHEQMLRQVQELEKPIFCLKATVKQAKGILGKDVSGFSDPYCLLGIEQGVGVPGDSPGLQPRQKAVVKHTIPEEQIHRTQVITQTLNPVWDETFILEFEDISNASFRLDMWDMDTVESVRQKLGELTDLHGLRRIFKEVRKDKGQDDFLGNVVLRLQDLHCREDQWYPLEPCTETYPDRGQCHLQFQFIHKRRATAASRSQPSYTVHLRLLQQLVSHEVTQHQAGSTSWNGLLSPQAATVLFLHSTQKDLSDFHQSMAPGQVSCGKEHAPLGQAEGFLSATGSGWPTAVSTRAWSSPAAASCTPSPASSTSGSRAGSRQSSTVLALQLEELAASFSSLLAYGLSLIRRFRSVFPLSVSDSPARLQSLLRVLVQMCKMKAFAELCPERGPLPLLVTEALQTGTTEWFHLKQQQYQPMVQGMLEAGKALLNLVQDIIGDLHQCQRTWSKIFHNVLKIDLFSMAFLELQWLVAKRVQDHIAVVSGTMTPEMGENLFQLYVSLKELYQLGLVLSERDGVLALDGFHHWFQPAIPSWLQKTYSVALERVQRSVQMDELVPLGELTKHSTSAVDLSTCFAQISHTAQQLDWPDPEEAFMITVKFVEDTCRLALVYCSLIKARARELSAGQKDQGQAANMLCVVVNDMEQLRLVIGKLPTQLAWEALEQRVGAVLEQGQLQNTLHAQLQGALAGLGHEIRTGVRTLAEQLEVGIAKHIWKLVGIKESVLPEDAVLPLMKFLEVKLCYMNTNLVQENFSSLLTLLWTHTLTVLAEVAASQRSCPLASSRLKIALQNLEICFYAEGCGLPPEALRTATFQALQRDLELQAASSRELIQKYFCSRIQQQAETTDEELGAVTVKASYRASEQKLHVELLSASSLLPLDSNGSSDPFVQLTLEPRHEFPELAPRETQKHKKDLHPLFDETFEFLVPAEPCQKDGACLLLTVLDHDTLGADDLEGEAFLPLCSVPGLTGTVEPGDVPQTRLPLTYPAPNGDPILQLLESRKGDREAQVFVRLRRQRAKQASQHAPWPGR; encoded by the exons ATGGCGACGCTCTTCTCCCAGACCCAGCGGCGCCCTCCCCTTTTGCGCCAGGCCATCAAGATAAGACGCCATAGAGTCAGAGATCTGCAGGAGGCCCTGCCCCATAGGGCTCAGGAG ATCGAGCCAACATCCCACCACCTGTCCCCTGAGGAG CGGGCCCTGCTCTACGAGGAAGCTCTCTACACGGTCCTGTACCGCCTGGGTCAGCCCGAGCCCACCCATGTCGGGGAGTCCTCTGAGCTGCTGCGATACCTGCAGGAG GCCTTCCGTATGGAGCCCAGGGAGCACGAGCAGATGCTGCGGCAGGTCCAGGAGCTCGAG AAACCAATATTCTGTCTGAAGGCCACGGTGAAACAAGCCAAGGGCATTCTGGGCAAGGATGTCAGTG ggtTCAGTGACCCCTATTGCCTGCTGGGCATCGAGCAGGGGGTGGGTGTGCCGGGGGACAGCCCTGGACTCCAGCCGCGGCAGAAGGCCGTGGTGAAGCACACCATCCCAGAGGAGCAGATCCACCGCACCCAGGTCATCACCCAGACACTCAACCCCGTCTGGGACGAGACCTTCATCCT GGAGTTTGAGGACATAAGCAATGCCAGCTTTCGTCTGGACATGTG GGACATGGACACCGTGGAGTCCGTCAGACAGAAGCTCGGGGAGCTCACAGATCTGCACGGGCTGCGAAG GATCTTTAAGGAGGTCCGGAAGGACAAAGGCCAGGATGACTTTCTGGGGAACGTGGTCCTGAGACTACAG GACCTGCACTGCCGGGAGGATCAGTGGTACCCGCTAGAGCCTTGCACGGAGACCTACCCGGATCGTGGTCAGTGTCACCTCCAGTTCCAGTTCATTCACAAGCGG AGAGCCACCGCGGCCAGCCGCTCGCAGCCCAGCTACACAGTGCACCTCCGCCTGCTGCAGCAGCTCGTGTCCCACGAGGTCACCCAGCACCAG GCGGGCAGCACCTCCTGGAACGGGTTGCTGAGCCCCCAGGCTGCCACCGTCCTCTTCCTCCACTCCACGCAGAAGGACCTGTCCGACTTCCACCAGTCCATGGC gccAGGCCAGGTGAGCTGTGGGAAGGAACATGCCCCACTTGGCCAGGCTGAGGGCTTCCTGTCTGCCACAGGCAGTGGCTGGCCTACAGCCGTCTCTACCAGAGCCTGGAGTTCCCCAGCAGCTGCCTCCTGTACCCCATCACCAGCATCGAGTACCAGTGGATCCAGGGCCGGCTCAAGGCAGAGCAG CACCGTCCTGGCCCTGCAGCTGGAGGAGCTGGCCGCCTCATTCAGCTCCCTGCTGGCCTATGGCCTCTCCCTCATCCGAAGGTTCCGCTCTGTCTTCCCCCTCTCCGTCTCCGACTCCCCAGCCCGGCTGCAGTCTCTCCTCAG GGTCCTGGTACAGATGTGCAAGATGAAAGCCTTTGCAGAACTGTGCCCCGAAAGaggccccctgcccctcctggtGACCGAGGCACTGCAG ACTGGCACCACTGAATGGTTCCACCTGAAGCAGCAGCAGTATCAGCCCATGGTGCAG GGCATGCTGGAGGCGGGCAAGGCCTTACTGAACCTGGTACAAGACATCATTGGCGACCTGCACCAGTGCCAGCGCACCTGGAGCAAGATCTTCCATAA TGTCCTCAAGATCGACCTCTTCTCCATGGCTTTCCTGGAGCTGCAATGGCTG GTGGCCAAGAGGGTGCAGGACCACATTGCTGTGGTGAGCGGTACCATGACCCCGGAGATGGGCGAAAATCTGTTCCAGCTCTACGTCAGCCTCAAGGAGCTCTACCAGCTGGGCCTGGTCCTCTCGGAGAG GGATGGCGTCCTGGCCCTGGACGGCTTCCACCACTGGTTCCAGCCGGCCATCCCCTCCTGGCTGCAGAAGACGTACAGCGTGGCCCTGGAGCGGGTGCAGCGCTCTGTGCAGATGGAcgag CTGGTGCCCCTGGGTGAACTGACCAAGCACAGCACATCGGCTGTGGACCTGTCCACCTGCTTTGCCCAGATCAGCCACACCGCCCAGCAGCTGGACTGGCCTGACCCAGAGGAGGCCTTCATGATCACCGTCAAGTTTGTGGAG GACACCTGTCGGCTGGCCCTCGTGTACTGCAGCCTGATAAAGGCCCGGGCCCGTGAGCTCTCTGCCGGCCAGAAGGACCAGGGCCAGGCAGCCAACATG CTGTGCGTGGTGGTGAATGACATGGAGCAGCTGCGGCTGGTGATCGGCAAGCTGCCCACCCAGCTGGCATGGGAGGCGCTGGAGCAGCGGGTAGGGGCCGTGCTGGAGCAGGGGCAGCTGCAGAACACGCTGCATGCCCAGCTGCAGGGCGccctggctgggctgggccaTGAGATCCGCACTGGCGTCCGCACCTTGGCCGAGCAG CTGGAGGTGGGCATTGCCAAGCACATCTGGAAACTCGTGGGCATCAAGGAATCCGTCCTGCCTGAGGAT gccgtTCTGCCCCTGATGAAGTTCCTGGAGGTGAAGCTCTGCTACATGAACACCAACTTGGTTCAGGAGAACTTCAGCAG CCTTCTGACCTTGCTGTGGACCCACACGCTCACGGTGCTGGCGGAGGTGGCCGCTTCCCAGCGGAGCTGCCCTCTGGCTTCTAGCAGGCTGAAGATCGCACTACAG AACCTGGAGATCTGCTTCTACGCAGAGGGCTGTGGCCTGCCGCCCGAGGCCCTGCGCACGGCCACCTTCCAG GCTCTGCAGAGGGACCTGGAGCTGCAGGCGGCCTCCAGCCGGGAACTCATCCAGAAGTACTTTTGCAGCCGCATCCAGCAGCAG GCAGAGACCACCGACGAGGAGCTCGGGGCCGTCACAGTCAAGGCCTCCTACCGCGCCTCCGAGCAGAAGCTGCACGTGGAGCTGCTCAGCGCCTCCAGCCTGCTGCCCCTGGACTCCAATG GCTCCAGCGACCCCTTTGTCCAGCTGACCTTGGAGCCCAGGCACGAGTTCCCTGAGCTGGCCCCCCGAGAGACCCAAAAGCACAAGAAGGACCTTCACCCACTGTTCGATGAGACCTTTGAATT CCTGGTGCCTGCTGAGCCGTGCCAGAAGGATGGGGCGTGCCTTCTGCTCACGGTGCTGGATCACGACACGCTGGGGGCTGATGACCTTGAAGGGGAGGCCTTCCTGCCGCTGTGCTCGGTGCCGGGCCTGACGGGGACTGTGGAGCCCGGCGACGTGCCTCAGACCCGCCTGCCCCTCACCTACCCTGCACCCAACG GGGATCCGATCCTGCAGCTGTTAGAGAGCCGGAAGGGGGACCGCGAGGCCCAGGTGTTTGTGCGGCTGCGGCGGCAGCGAGCCAAGCAGGCCTCCCAGCACGCCCCGTGGCCAGGGCGGTAG
- the UNC13D gene encoding protein unc-13 homolog D isoform X3, with the protein MATLFSQTQRRPPLLRQAIKIRRHRVRDLQEALPHRAQEIEPTSHHLSPEERALLYEEALYTVLYRLGQPEPTHVGESSELLRYLQEAFRMEPREHEQMLRQVQELEKPIFCLKATVKQAKGILGKDVSGFSDPYCLLGIEQGVGVPGDSPGLQPRQKAVVKHTIPEEQIHRTQVITQTLNPVWDETFILEFEDISNASFRLDMWDMDTVESVRQKLGELTDLHGLRRIFKEVRKDKGQDDFLGNVVLRLQDLHCREDQWYPLEPCTETYPDRGQCHLQFQFIHKRRATAASRSQPSYTVHLRLLQQLVSHEVTQHQAGSTSWNGLLSPQAATVLFLHSTQKDLSDFHQSMAGWPTAVSTRAWSSPAAASCTPSPASSTSGSRAGSRQSSTVLALQLEELAASFSSLLAYGLSLIRRFRSVFPLSVSDSPARLQSLLRVLVQMCKMKAFAELCPERGPLPLLVTEALQTGTTEWFHLKQQQYQPMVQGMLEAGKALLNLVQDIIGDLHQCQRTWSKIFHNVLKIDLFSMAFLELQWLVAKRVQDHIAVVSGTMTPEMGENLFQLYVSLKELYQLGLVLSERDGVLALDGFHHWFQPAIPSWLQKTYSVALERVQRSVQMDELVPLGELTKHSTSAVDLSTCFAQISHTAQQLDWPDPEEAFMITVKFVEDTCRLALVYCSLIKARARELSAGQKDQGQAANMLCVVVNDMEQLRLVIGKLPTQLAWEALEQRVGAVLEQGQLQNTLHAQLQGALAGLGHEIRTGVRTLAEQLEVGIAKHIWKLVGIKESVLPEDAVLPLMKFLEVKLCYMNTNLVQENFSSLLTLLWTHTLTVLAEVAASQRSCPLASSRLKIALQNLEICFYAEGCGLPPEALRTATFQALQRDLELQAASSRELIQKYFCSRIQQQAETTDEELGAVTVKASYRASEQKLHVELLSASSLLPLDSNGSSDPFVQLTLEPRHEFPELAPRETQKHKKDLHPLFDETFEFLVPAEPCQKDGACLLLTVLDHDTLGADDLEGEAFLPLCSVPGLTGTVEPGDVPQTRLPLTYPAPNGDPILQLLESRKGDREAQVFVRLRRQRAKQASQHAPWPGR; encoded by the exons ATGGCGACGCTCTTCTCCCAGACCCAGCGGCGCCCTCCCCTTTTGCGCCAGGCCATCAAGATAAGACGCCATAGAGTCAGAGATCTGCAGGAGGCCCTGCCCCATAGGGCTCAGGAG ATCGAGCCAACATCCCACCACCTGTCCCCTGAGGAG CGGGCCCTGCTCTACGAGGAAGCTCTCTACACGGTCCTGTACCGCCTGGGTCAGCCCGAGCCCACCCATGTCGGGGAGTCCTCTGAGCTGCTGCGATACCTGCAGGAG GCCTTCCGTATGGAGCCCAGGGAGCACGAGCAGATGCTGCGGCAGGTCCAGGAGCTCGAG AAACCAATATTCTGTCTGAAGGCCACGGTGAAACAAGCCAAGGGCATTCTGGGCAAGGATGTCAGTG ggtTCAGTGACCCCTATTGCCTGCTGGGCATCGAGCAGGGGGTGGGTGTGCCGGGGGACAGCCCTGGACTCCAGCCGCGGCAGAAGGCCGTGGTGAAGCACACCATCCCAGAGGAGCAGATCCACCGCACCCAGGTCATCACCCAGACACTCAACCCCGTCTGGGACGAGACCTTCATCCT GGAGTTTGAGGACATAAGCAATGCCAGCTTTCGTCTGGACATGTG GGACATGGACACCGTGGAGTCCGTCAGACAGAAGCTCGGGGAGCTCACAGATCTGCACGGGCTGCGAAG GATCTTTAAGGAGGTCCGGAAGGACAAAGGCCAGGATGACTTTCTGGGGAACGTGGTCCTGAGACTACAG GACCTGCACTGCCGGGAGGATCAGTGGTACCCGCTAGAGCCTTGCACGGAGACCTACCCGGATCGTGGTCAGTGTCACCTCCAGTTCCAGTTCATTCACAAGCGG AGAGCCACCGCGGCCAGCCGCTCGCAGCCCAGCTACACAGTGCACCTCCGCCTGCTGCAGCAGCTCGTGTCCCACGAGGTCACCCAGCACCAG GCGGGCAGCACCTCCTGGAACGGGTTGCTGAGCCCCCAGGCTGCCACCGTCCTCTTCCTCCACTCCACGCAGAAGGACCTGTCCGACTTCCACCAGTCCATGGC TGGCTGGCCTACAGCCGTCTCTACCAGAGCCTGGAGTTCCCCAGCAGCTGCCTCCTGTACCCCATCACCAGCATCGAGTACCAGTGGATCCAGGGCCGGCTCAAGGCAGAGCAG CACCGTCCTGGCCCTGCAGCTGGAGGAGCTGGCCGCCTCATTCAGCTCCCTGCTGGCCTATGGCCTCTCCCTCATCCGAAGGTTCCGCTCTGTCTTCCCCCTCTCCGTCTCCGACTCCCCAGCCCGGCTGCAGTCTCTCCTCAG GGTCCTGGTACAGATGTGCAAGATGAAAGCCTTTGCAGAACTGTGCCCCGAAAGaggccccctgcccctcctggtGACCGAGGCACTGCAG ACTGGCACCACTGAATGGTTCCACCTGAAGCAGCAGCAGTATCAGCCCATGGTGCAG GGCATGCTGGAGGCGGGCAAGGCCTTACTGAACCTGGTACAAGACATCATTGGCGACCTGCACCAGTGCCAGCGCACCTGGAGCAAGATCTTCCATAA TGTCCTCAAGATCGACCTCTTCTCCATGGCTTTCCTGGAGCTGCAATGGCTG GTGGCCAAGAGGGTGCAGGACCACATTGCTGTGGTGAGCGGTACCATGACCCCGGAGATGGGCGAAAATCTGTTCCAGCTCTACGTCAGCCTCAAGGAGCTCTACCAGCTGGGCCTGGTCCTCTCGGAGAG GGATGGCGTCCTGGCCCTGGACGGCTTCCACCACTGGTTCCAGCCGGCCATCCCCTCCTGGCTGCAGAAGACGTACAGCGTGGCCCTGGAGCGGGTGCAGCGCTCTGTGCAGATGGAcgag CTGGTGCCCCTGGGTGAACTGACCAAGCACAGCACATCGGCTGTGGACCTGTCCACCTGCTTTGCCCAGATCAGCCACACCGCCCAGCAGCTGGACTGGCCTGACCCAGAGGAGGCCTTCATGATCACCGTCAAGTTTGTGGAG GACACCTGTCGGCTGGCCCTCGTGTACTGCAGCCTGATAAAGGCCCGGGCCCGTGAGCTCTCTGCCGGCCAGAAGGACCAGGGCCAGGCAGCCAACATG CTGTGCGTGGTGGTGAATGACATGGAGCAGCTGCGGCTGGTGATCGGCAAGCTGCCCACCCAGCTGGCATGGGAGGCGCTGGAGCAGCGGGTAGGGGCCGTGCTGGAGCAGGGGCAGCTGCAGAACACGCTGCATGCCCAGCTGCAGGGCGccctggctgggctgggccaTGAGATCCGCACTGGCGTCCGCACCTTGGCCGAGCAG CTGGAGGTGGGCATTGCCAAGCACATCTGGAAACTCGTGGGCATCAAGGAATCCGTCCTGCCTGAGGAT gccgtTCTGCCCCTGATGAAGTTCCTGGAGGTGAAGCTCTGCTACATGAACACCAACTTGGTTCAGGAGAACTTCAGCAG CCTTCTGACCTTGCTGTGGACCCACACGCTCACGGTGCTGGCGGAGGTGGCCGCTTCCCAGCGGAGCTGCCCTCTGGCTTCTAGCAGGCTGAAGATCGCACTACAG AACCTGGAGATCTGCTTCTACGCAGAGGGCTGTGGCCTGCCGCCCGAGGCCCTGCGCACGGCCACCTTCCAG GCTCTGCAGAGGGACCTGGAGCTGCAGGCGGCCTCCAGCCGGGAACTCATCCAGAAGTACTTTTGCAGCCGCATCCAGCAGCAG GCAGAGACCACCGACGAGGAGCTCGGGGCCGTCACAGTCAAGGCCTCCTACCGCGCCTCCGAGCAGAAGCTGCACGTGGAGCTGCTCAGCGCCTCCAGCCTGCTGCCCCTGGACTCCAATG GCTCCAGCGACCCCTTTGTCCAGCTGACCTTGGAGCCCAGGCACGAGTTCCCTGAGCTGGCCCCCCGAGAGACCCAAAAGCACAAGAAGGACCTTCACCCACTGTTCGATGAGACCTTTGAATT CCTGGTGCCTGCTGAGCCGTGCCAGAAGGATGGGGCGTGCCTTCTGCTCACGGTGCTGGATCACGACACGCTGGGGGCTGATGACCTTGAAGGGGAGGCCTTCCTGCCGCTGTGCTCGGTGCCGGGCCTGACGGGGACTGTGGAGCCCGGCGACGTGCCTCAGACCCGCCTGCCCCTCACCTACCCTGCACCCAACG GGGATCCGATCCTGCAGCTGTTAGAGAGCCGGAAGGGGGACCGCGAGGCCCAGGTGTTTGTGCGGCTGCGGCGGCAGCGAGCCAAGCAGGCCTCCCAGCACGCCCCGTGGCCAGGGCGGTAG
- the UNC13D gene encoding protein unc-13 homolog D isoform X4: MATLFSQTQRRPPLLRQAIKIRRHRVRDLQEALPHRAQEIEPTSHHLSPEERALLYEEALYTVLYRLGQPEPTHVGESSELLRYLQEAFRMEPREHEQMLRQVQELEKPIFCLKATVKQAKGILGKDVSGFSDPYCLLGIEQGVGVPGDSPGLQPRQKAVVKHTIPEEQIHRTQVITQTLNPVWDETFILEFEDISNASFRLDMWDMDTVESVRQKLGELTDLHGLRRIFKEVRKDKGQDDFLGNVVLRLQDLHCREDQWYPLEPCTETYPDRGQCHLQFQFIHKRRATAASRSQPSYTVHLRLLQQLVSHEVTQHQAGSTSWNGLLSPQAATVLFLHSTQKDLSDFHQSMAQWLAYSRLYQSLEFPSSCLLYPITSIEYQWIQGRLKAEQLEELAASFSSLLAYGLSLIRRFRSVFPLSVSDSPARLQSLLRVLVQMCKMKAFAELCPERGPLPLLVTEALQTGTTEWFHLKQQQYQPMVQGMLEAGKALLNLVQDIIGDLHQCQRTWSKIFHNVLKIDLFSMAFLELQWLVAKRVQDHIAVVSGTMTPEMGENLFQLYVSLKELYQLGLVLSERDGVLALDGFHHWFQPAIPSWLQKTYSVALERVQRSVQMDELVPLGELTKHSTSAVDLSTCFAQISHTAQQLDWPDPEEAFMITVKFVEDTCRLALVYCSLIKARARELSAGQKDQGQAANMLCVVVNDMEQLRLVIGKLPTQLAWEALEQRVGAVLEQGQLQNTLHAQLQGALAGLGHEIRTGVRTLAEQLEVGIAKHIWKLVGIKESVLPEDAVLPLMKFLEVKLCYMNTNLVQENFSSLLTLLWTHTLTVLAEVAASQRSCPLASSRLKIALQNLEICFYAEGCGLPPEALRTATFQALQRDLELQAASSRELIQKYFCSRIQQQAETTDEELGAVTVKASYRASEQKLHVELLSASSLLPLDSNGSSDPFVQLTLEPRHEFPELAPRETQKHKKDLHPLFDETFEFLVPAEPCQKDGACLLLTVLDHDTLGADDLEGEAFLPLCSVPGLTGTVEPGDVPQTRLPLTYPAPNGDPILQLLESRKGDREAQVFVRLRRQRAKQASQHAPWPGR, translated from the exons ATGGCGACGCTCTTCTCCCAGACCCAGCGGCGCCCTCCCCTTTTGCGCCAGGCCATCAAGATAAGACGCCATAGAGTCAGAGATCTGCAGGAGGCCCTGCCCCATAGGGCTCAGGAG ATCGAGCCAACATCCCACCACCTGTCCCCTGAGGAG CGGGCCCTGCTCTACGAGGAAGCTCTCTACACGGTCCTGTACCGCCTGGGTCAGCCCGAGCCCACCCATGTCGGGGAGTCCTCTGAGCTGCTGCGATACCTGCAGGAG GCCTTCCGTATGGAGCCCAGGGAGCACGAGCAGATGCTGCGGCAGGTCCAGGAGCTCGAG AAACCAATATTCTGTCTGAAGGCCACGGTGAAACAAGCCAAGGGCATTCTGGGCAAGGATGTCAGTG ggtTCAGTGACCCCTATTGCCTGCTGGGCATCGAGCAGGGGGTGGGTGTGCCGGGGGACAGCCCTGGACTCCAGCCGCGGCAGAAGGCCGTGGTGAAGCACACCATCCCAGAGGAGCAGATCCACCGCACCCAGGTCATCACCCAGACACTCAACCCCGTCTGGGACGAGACCTTCATCCT GGAGTTTGAGGACATAAGCAATGCCAGCTTTCGTCTGGACATGTG GGACATGGACACCGTGGAGTCCGTCAGACAGAAGCTCGGGGAGCTCACAGATCTGCACGGGCTGCGAAG GATCTTTAAGGAGGTCCGGAAGGACAAAGGCCAGGATGACTTTCTGGGGAACGTGGTCCTGAGACTACAG GACCTGCACTGCCGGGAGGATCAGTGGTACCCGCTAGAGCCTTGCACGGAGACCTACCCGGATCGTGGTCAGTGTCACCTCCAGTTCCAGTTCATTCACAAGCGG AGAGCCACCGCGGCCAGCCGCTCGCAGCCCAGCTACACAGTGCACCTCCGCCTGCTGCAGCAGCTCGTGTCCCACGAGGTCACCCAGCACCAG GCGGGCAGCACCTCCTGGAACGGGTTGCTGAGCCCCCAGGCTGCCACCGTCCTCTTCCTCCACTCCACGCAGAAGGACCTGTCCGACTTCCACCAGTCCATGGC GCAGTGGCTGGCCTACAGCCGTCTCTACCAGAGCCTGGAGTTCCCCAGCAGCTGCCTCCTGTACCCCATCACCAGCATCGAGTACCAGTGGATCCAGGGCCGGCTCAAGGCAGAGCAG CTGGAGGAGCTGGCCGCCTCATTCAGCTCCCTGCTGGCCTATGGCCTCTCCCTCATCCGAAGGTTCCGCTCTGTCTTCCCCCTCTCCGTCTCCGACTCCCCAGCCCGGCTGCAGTCTCTCCTCAG GGTCCTGGTACAGATGTGCAAGATGAAAGCCTTTGCAGAACTGTGCCCCGAAAGaggccccctgcccctcctggtGACCGAGGCACTGCAG ACTGGCACCACTGAATGGTTCCACCTGAAGCAGCAGCAGTATCAGCCCATGGTGCAG GGCATGCTGGAGGCGGGCAAGGCCTTACTGAACCTGGTACAAGACATCATTGGCGACCTGCACCAGTGCCAGCGCACCTGGAGCAAGATCTTCCATAA TGTCCTCAAGATCGACCTCTTCTCCATGGCTTTCCTGGAGCTGCAATGGCTG GTGGCCAAGAGGGTGCAGGACCACATTGCTGTGGTGAGCGGTACCATGACCCCGGAGATGGGCGAAAATCTGTTCCAGCTCTACGTCAGCCTCAAGGAGCTCTACCAGCTGGGCCTGGTCCTCTCGGAGAG GGATGGCGTCCTGGCCCTGGACGGCTTCCACCACTGGTTCCAGCCGGCCATCCCCTCCTGGCTGCAGAAGACGTACAGCGTGGCCCTGGAGCGGGTGCAGCGCTCTGTGCAGATGGAcgag CTGGTGCCCCTGGGTGAACTGACCAAGCACAGCACATCGGCTGTGGACCTGTCCACCTGCTTTGCCCAGATCAGCCACACCGCCCAGCAGCTGGACTGGCCTGACCCAGAGGAGGCCTTCATGATCACCGTCAAGTTTGTGGAG GACACCTGTCGGCTGGCCCTCGTGTACTGCAGCCTGATAAAGGCCCGGGCCCGTGAGCTCTCTGCCGGCCAGAAGGACCAGGGCCAGGCAGCCAACATG CTGTGCGTGGTGGTGAATGACATGGAGCAGCTGCGGCTGGTGATCGGCAAGCTGCCCACCCAGCTGGCATGGGAGGCGCTGGAGCAGCGGGTAGGGGCCGTGCTGGAGCAGGGGCAGCTGCAGAACACGCTGCATGCCCAGCTGCAGGGCGccctggctgggctgggccaTGAGATCCGCACTGGCGTCCGCACCTTGGCCGAGCAG CTGGAGGTGGGCATTGCCAAGCACATCTGGAAACTCGTGGGCATCAAGGAATCCGTCCTGCCTGAGGAT gccgtTCTGCCCCTGATGAAGTTCCTGGAGGTGAAGCTCTGCTACATGAACACCAACTTGGTTCAGGAGAACTTCAGCAG CCTTCTGACCTTGCTGTGGACCCACACGCTCACGGTGCTGGCGGAGGTGGCCGCTTCCCAGCGGAGCTGCCCTCTGGCTTCTAGCAGGCTGAAGATCGCACTACAG AACCTGGAGATCTGCTTCTACGCAGAGGGCTGTGGCCTGCCGCCCGAGGCCCTGCGCACGGCCACCTTCCAG GCTCTGCAGAGGGACCTGGAGCTGCAGGCGGCCTCCAGCCGGGAACTCATCCAGAAGTACTTTTGCAGCCGCATCCAGCAGCAG GCAGAGACCACCGACGAGGAGCTCGGGGCCGTCACAGTCAAGGCCTCCTACCGCGCCTCCGAGCAGAAGCTGCACGTGGAGCTGCTCAGCGCCTCCAGCCTGCTGCCCCTGGACTCCAATG GCTCCAGCGACCCCTTTGTCCAGCTGACCTTGGAGCCCAGGCACGAGTTCCCTGAGCTGGCCCCCCGAGAGACCCAAAAGCACAAGAAGGACCTTCACCCACTGTTCGATGAGACCTTTGAATT CCTGGTGCCTGCTGAGCCGTGCCAGAAGGATGGGGCGTGCCTTCTGCTCACGGTGCTGGATCACGACACGCTGGGGGCTGATGACCTTGAAGGGGAGGCCTTCCTGCCGCTGTGCTCGGTGCCGGGCCTGACGGGGACTGTGGAGCCCGGCGACGTGCCTCAGACCCGCCTGCCCCTCACCTACCCTGCACCCAACG GGGATCCGATCCTGCAGCTGTTAGAGAGCCGGAAGGGGGACCGCGAGGCCCAGGTGTTTGTGCGGCTGCGGCGGCAGCGAGCCAAGCAGGCCTCCCAGCACGCCCCGTGGCCAGGGCGGTAG